A DNA window from Parabacteroides johnsonii DSM 18315 contains the following coding sequences:
- a CDS encoding valine--tRNA ligase, with amino-acid sequence MEIASKYNPAEVEGKWYQYWLDNGFFKSKPDGREPYTIVIPPPNVTGVLHMGHMLNNTIQDILIRRARMQGKNACWVPGTDHASIATEAKVVNRLAQQGIKKTDLTREDFLKHAWEWKEEHGGIILKQLRKLGASCDWDRTAFTMDELRSESVIKVFVDLYEKGLIYRGVRMVNWDPKALTALSDEEVIYKEEHSKLYYLRYKVEGDPEGRYAVVATTRPETIMGDTAMCINPNDPKNTWLKGKKVIVPLVNRVIPVIEDDYVDIEFGTGCLKVTPAHDVNDYMLGEKYNLPSIDIFNDNGTISEAGGLYVGMDRFDVRKQIEKDLEAAGLMEKVEAYENKVGFSERTNVPIEPKLSMQWFLKMEHLAQIALEPVMKDDIKFYPPKFKNTYRHWMENIKDWCISRQLWWGHRIPAYFLPEGGYVVAETAEKALEMAKEKTGNASLTMTDLRQDEDVLDTWFSSWLWPISLFNGINDPDNEEINYYYPTSDLVTGPDIIFFWVARMIMAGYEYRGKMPFKNVYFTGIVRDKLGRKMSKSLGNSPDPLQLIEQYGADGVRMGLMMAAPAGNDIPFDDALCEQGRNFNNKIWNAFRLIKGWTVDSTIEQPEAAATAVKWFKMQLDKTIAEMDDLFGKYRLSEAMMAVYKLFWDEFSSWYLEMVKPAYGQPVDKSTYLSTLGFFDALLRLLHPFMPFITEELWQALEPRKEGESLMVALIPEVAPVDNLYLEDFEIAKEIVGGVRTIRLQKNIPNKEALELQVLGEHNDHFNAVIAKMCNLSSIIRTEEKAAGSVSFLVRTTEYAVPLGNMINVEEELAKLQDELKYQQGFLTSVMKKLSNESFVSKAPAKVIEMERKKQADAESKIKSIEESIAALKK; translated from the coding sequence GTTGGATAACGGCTTTTTCAAGTCGAAACCAGACGGCCGTGAGCCGTATACGATCGTCATTCCGCCCCCAAACGTCACTGGCGTGCTTCATATGGGACACATGCTTAACAATACCATCCAGGATATTCTGATCCGCCGTGCCCGTATGCAGGGGAAGAACGCTTGCTGGGTACCGGGAACGGATCACGCTTCTATTGCAACCGAAGCAAAAGTCGTGAATCGCCTTGCACAGCAGGGGATTAAGAAGACAGACTTGACACGTGAAGACTTTCTTAAACATGCTTGGGAATGGAAGGAAGAGCACGGAGGTATCATCCTTAAACAGTTGCGTAAGTTGGGAGCGTCTTGTGACTGGGACCGTACGGCTTTCACGATGGACGAATTGCGTTCCGAAAGCGTGATCAAGGTTTTTGTCGATCTCTATGAGAAAGGACTGATCTATCGCGGTGTCCGTATGGTGAACTGGGATCCGAAAGCATTGACCGCCCTGTCCGATGAAGAAGTTATATATAAGGAAGAACATAGCAAACTGTATTACCTTCGTTATAAGGTGGAAGGTGATCCGGAAGGGCGTTATGCGGTTGTTGCGACAACCCGTCCCGAAACGATCATGGGGGATACGGCCATGTGCATCAATCCGAACGATCCGAAGAACACTTGGTTGAAAGGGAAGAAAGTGATTGTTCCGCTGGTAAACCGCGTGATCCCTGTGATTGAGGATGATTATGTGGATATCGAGTTCGGTACCGGTTGCCTGAAAGTGACTCCGGCACACGATGTGAACGACTATATGTTGGGCGAAAAATATAATTTGCCCTCTATCGATATATTCAATGATAACGGTACGATCAGCGAAGCCGGTGGTTTGTATGTCGGCATGGACCGTTTCGACGTTCGTAAGCAGATCGAAAAAGACTTGGAAGCAGCCGGCCTGATGGAAAAGGTGGAAGCTTATGAAAATAAAGTCGGTTTCTCCGAACGTACCAATGTGCCTATCGAACCGAAGCTGTCTATGCAGTGGTTCTTGAAGATGGAGCACCTCGCACAGATCGCCTTGGAACCGGTGATGAAGGATGACATTAAATTCTATCCTCCTAAGTTTAAGAATACCTATCGCCATTGGATGGAAAACATCAAGGACTGGTGTATCAGCCGTCAGTTATGGTGGGGACACCGTATTCCGGCTTATTTCCTGCCCGAAGGCGGTTATGTCGTAGCCGAAACGGCAGAGAAAGCTTTGGAAATGGCCAAGGAAAAGACCGGCAACGCTTCTCTGACGATGACCGATCTGCGTCAGGATGAGGATGTGTTGGATACCTGGTTCTCTTCCTGGTTATGGCCGATCTCTTTGTTTAATGGTATCAACGATCCGGATAATGAGGAAATCAACTATTACTATCCGACGAGCGATCTGGTGACCGGTCCGGATATCATCTTCTTCTGGGTAGCCCGGATGATTATGGCCGGTTATGAATATCGAGGCAAGATGCCGTTCAAGAATGTATATTTCACTGGTATCGTGCGTGACAAACTGGGCCGTAAGATGTCAAAGTCATTAGGAAACTCTCCTGATCCACTGCAACTTATCGAACAATACGGCGCAGACGGTGTACGTATGGGATTGATGATGGCAGCACCTGCCGGAAACGATATTCCTTTCGATGATGCGTTGTGCGAACAGGGACGTAACTTTAACAATAAGATATGGAATGCCTTTCGTCTGATCAAAGGATGGACGGTCGATTCAACTATCGAACAGCCCGAGGCGGCAGCCACTGCTGTCAAATGGTTTAAGATGCAGTTGGACAAGACGATCGCCGAAATGGACGATCTGTTCGGTAAATACCGCTTGAGCGAAGCGATGATGGCTGTTTACAAACTCTTCTGGGATGAGTTCTCTTCCTGGTATCTGGAGATGGTTAAACCGGCTTACGGGCAACCTGTTGATAAGTCAACTTATTTATCAACACTTGGCTTCTTCGATGCTCTGCTTCGCCTGCTTCATCCGTTTATGCCTTTTATTACAGAGGAGTTGTGGCAAGCGTTGGAACCGCGTAAGGAAGGCGAGAGTCTGATGGTCGCATTGATACCGGAGGTTGCTCCTGTTGATAACTTATATCTGGAAGACTTCGAAATAGCAAAAGAAATTGTGGGTGGAGTGCGTACGATACGTCTCCAGAAAAATATACCGAATAAGGAAGCATTGGAATTGCAGGTACTGGGTGAACACAACGATCACTTCAACGCCGTAATCGCTAAGATGTGTAACCTGTCGTCCATCATCCGTACAGAAGAAAAAGCAGCCGGTTCTGTTTCCTTCTTGGTGCGTACGACGGAATATGCTGTCCCATTGGGTAATATGATCAACGTGGAAGAGGAGTTGGCTAAGCTTCAGGACGAGTTGAAATACCAGCAAGGCTTCCTGACTTCTGTCATGAAAAAGTTAAGTAACGAAAGTTTTGTAAGCAAAGCTCCGGCCAAAGTCATTGAAATGGAACGTAAGAAACAGGCCGATGCAGAAAGTAAAATCAAGTCTATCGAGGAAAGCATTGCAGCTTTGAAGAAATAA
- a CDS encoding site-specific integrase translates to MSTTVNVVCYKSKVLKNNESPLMIRVCKDRKMKYQSLGISILPKYWDFKVNKPTSKCPNKEYLERLIAEKVKVYTDKVIEFKSQEKEFTATSLMEKVNKPVKRKTVQEVFNLYIQELESANRLRYADMYKCTMYSLIKFNKHLDIPFSDIDTIWLKRYEVWLQSQGLAINTLGTRFRHLRVIYNLAIEEKIVKSEYYPFYSFKVSKLSQTTAKRSILKGEILSILNYQGQSPLECLAIDLFTFSYLAAGINFGDIARLTKDNILENRLIYIRKKTQKQIKVSLQEQAIKLIQKYSMPDNPYLFPILSNFHKTEQQKVNRIHKIIAKVNKSLKEIGERLSIPIDLTTYKARHNKNYIFLNMR, encoded by the coding sequence ATGAGTACAACAGTCAATGTCGTATGTTACAAATCTAAAGTCTTGAAAAACAATGAATCACCTTTGATGATTCGTGTTTGTAAGGATCGAAAAATGAAATATCAAAGTCTTGGTATTTCCATATTGCCTAAATATTGGGATTTTAAAGTCAACAAACCAACTTCTAAATGTCCAAATAAGGAGTACTTAGAAAGGTTAATAGCGGAGAAAGTAAAAGTCTATACAGATAAGGTTATAGAGTTTAAATCACAGGAAAAAGAATTTACTGCAACTTCTTTAATGGAGAAGGTGAACAAACCAGTAAAGCGTAAAACTGTACAAGAGGTCTTTAACCTGTATATTCAAGAACTTGAATCTGCAAATCGTTTACGTTATGCGGATATGTATAAATGTACTATGTACTCTCTTATAAAGTTCAACAAGCATTTGGATATTCCTTTTTCTGATATAGACACTATCTGGCTAAAACGTTATGAGGTGTGGTTGCAAAGTCAAGGATTGGCTATAAACACATTGGGAACACGCTTTAGGCATTTACGGGTGATTTATAATCTTGCGATAGAGGAGAAGATCGTTAAATCAGAATATTATCCTTTTTATTCGTTTAAAGTCTCTAAATTAAGCCAAACTACAGCCAAACGTTCAATTCTGAAAGGTGAGATTCTATCAATACTAAATTATCAAGGGCAATCGCCTTTGGAATGTTTAGCTATAGACTTGTTTACTTTTTCATATTTGGCAGCAGGCATTAACTTTGGGGACATTGCTCGTCTGACAAAAGATAATATCTTGGAAAATAGATTAATCTATATCAGAAAGAAAACTCAAAAGCAGATAAAGGTTTCATTGCAGGAACAGGCTATTAAATTGATTCAGAAATACTCAATGCCTGATAATCCCTATTTATTCCCTATTCTATCCAATTTTCATAAGACGGAACAACAGAAAGTAAATAGGATTCATAAGATTATAGCGAAAGTGAATAAGTCTTTGAAAGAAATAGGAGAAAGGTTGAGTATTCCTATTGACTTGACAACATATAAGGCAAGACACAATAAAAATTATATCTTTCTAAATATGAGATGA
- a CDS encoding sugar phosphate isomerase/epimerase family protein yields the protein MEKSRRSFFKKGLAGAILLGTASVAKAGLPDPVKPKAAKAVNPFHLGMAGYTFVNFDLETTLKTLQRLDIHYLCIKDFHLPFKSTDEEIKAFHEKCASYGVTGYAVGPIYMKSEAEIDRGFEYAKRVGVKTIVGVPNYELLPYVDKKVKEYDFNYAIHLHGPDIKTYPDATDVWEHTKDLDPRIGMCLDVGHDLRNGCDPVADLKKYHTRVFDMHIKDVTDSSKAGRGIEIGRGKIDFPALIRMMREVNYTGMCSLEFEKDMKDPFLGIAESIGYFKAVSDMA from the coding sequence ATGGAGAAATCAAGAAGATCTTTTTTTAAGAAAGGGCTGGCAGGAGCTATTCTGCTGGGGACGGCAAGCGTGGCTAAGGCCGGATTGCCCGATCCAGTGAAGCCTAAGGCTGCTAAGGCCGTAAATCCTTTTCATTTGGGTATGGCTGGGTACACATTTGTAAACTTTGACTTGGAAACTACGTTAAAAACTTTGCAGCGTTTGGATATTCATTATCTTTGTATCAAGGATTTCCACTTGCCGTTCAAAAGTACGGACGAAGAGATCAAGGCGTTTCATGAAAAATGCGCTTCGTATGGTGTGACTGGATATGCTGTCGGTCCTATCTATATGAAGAGCGAGGCTGAAATCGATCGTGGTTTTGAATATGCGAAGCGAGTAGGTGTGAAAACGATTGTCGGCGTACCAAATTACGAACTTTTGCCTTATGTAGACAAAAAAGTGAAAGAGTACGACTTCAATTATGCGATCCATTTGCACGGACCCGATATCAAGACTTATCCGGATGCAACGGATGTTTGGGAACATACGAAAGATCTGGATCCGCGTATTGGTATGTGTTTGGATGTTGGTCACGACCTGCGTAATGGTTGCGATCCTGTTGCCGACTTGAAGAAATATCATACCCGCGTGTTCGATATGCACATTAAGGATGTGACGGATTCTTCAAAAGCCGGACGCGGTATCGAGATCGGTCGCGGAAAGATCGACTTCCCCGCGTTGATTCGTATGATGCGCGAAGTGAACTATACCGGAATGTGTAGTCTGGAGTTCGAAAAGGACATGAAAGATCCTTTCCTCGGTATCGCAGAGTCTATCGGCTATTTCAAGGCCGTTAGTGATATGGCATGA
- a CDS encoding DUF6340 family protein, whose amino-acid sequence MRTTLYLLVACLFSACSTIEYIGIETYNPAEITFPKKVDKVLIVNNAVPQPDDVGYTYNLYGTVQDTARAHADSALYDACHSLGKSIVDVSFFNDVLLYHDGTRQDTKYLVDEKLTPEAVKELCRETGTDAVISFDRLLFRMEKNVVAFAEGFVVGGVDVEITGVVRGYLPGRDNPLATVYVQDSVFWSESADNMEQLKLYLPSPDEALRAAGQYIGTKITPNFVPHWDNESRWFYKGEGARWKEATAYALSDKWEEAALRWKHVYENSSRWKERAKAASNLALYYEMKTQLKEAYNWAAKSYEIFNSKKGEDYNYTKMQRLYVEALGKRIRSDQKLNKQFGE is encoded by the coding sequence ATGAGAACAACGTTGTATCTGTTAGTGGCCTGCCTGTTTTCGGCGTGCAGCACCATTGAATATATCGGAATAGAAACTTATAACCCGGCCGAGATTACTTTCCCGAAGAAGGTCGACAAGGTTTTGATTGTTAATAACGCCGTTCCCCAGCCTGATGATGTCGGTTATACCTATAATTTATATGGAACTGTGCAGGACACGGCCCGCGCCCATGCGGATAGTGCTTTGTATGATGCCTGCCATTCTTTAGGCAAATCGATTGTGGATGTTTCTTTCTTCAATGATGTCCTTCTCTATCATGATGGCACCCGTCAGGATACAAAATATTTGGTGGATGAAAAGTTGACGCCCGAAGCGGTGAAAGAATTGTGCCGGGAGACAGGGACGGACGCTGTTATTTCGTTCGACCGCCTGCTGTTCCGGATGGAAAAAAATGTTGTTGCTTTTGCCGAAGGTTTTGTTGTGGGAGGAGTCGATGTCGAGATTACGGGAGTCGTCCGCGGTTATCTTCCCGGACGCGACAATCCGTTGGCCACCGTCTATGTGCAGGATAGTGTTTTCTGGTCTGAAAGCGCGGACAATATGGAGCAATTGAAACTTTATCTGCCGTCGCCGGATGAAGCTTTACGGGCTGCTGGACAGTATATAGGTACGAAGATTACTCCGAACTTTGTACCTCATTGGGATAATGAAAGCCGATGGTTCTACAAAGGTGAGGGGGCGCGTTGGAAAGAAGCGACTGCCTATGCCTTGTCCGACAAATGGGAAGAAGCGGCTTTGCGTTGGAAGCATGTGTATGAAAATTCTTCGCGTTGGAAAGAACGGGCAAAAGCTGCATCGAACTTGGCTTTGTACTATGAAATGAAGACTCAGTTGAAGGAAGCCTACAACTGGGCTGCTAAATCTTACGAGATTTTTAATAGTAAAAAGGGAGAAGACTATAATTATACGAAAATGCAACGGCTGTATGTAGAGGCTCTTGGCAAGCGTATCCGTTCAGATCAAAAACTAAATAAGCAATTTGGAGAATAA